In one Pseudarthrobacter oxydans genomic region, the following are encoded:
- a CDS encoding TetR/AcrR family transcriptional regulator, with amino-acid sequence MPGNTQQRSATTQRGSTTQRSSTTQRSRAKENRRQALLSAAASLFALHGFNRVSLEDLGAAAGVSGPAVYRHFPGKQAVLADLLVTVSQELLDGGRRVVADNADPLAALRGLVEFQVDFALGKPDVIRVQDRDFSSLSEQDQEAVRILQRSYVEVWVDVLARLHPATDGSELRMRAHATFGLINSTPHSVRSHGRKVAAGTARPLLESMALAALLVDATSHERPRTA; translated from the coding sequence CTGCCCGGCAACACCCAGCAGCGCAGCGCCACCACCCAGCGCGGCAGTACAACGCAGCGGAGCAGTACAACGCAGCGGAGCAGGGCGAAGGAGAACCGCCGCCAGGCGCTGCTGTCCGCTGCCGCGTCACTCTTTGCCCTGCACGGCTTCAACCGGGTGTCCCTGGAGGACCTCGGTGCTGCCGCCGGCGTCAGTGGCCCGGCCGTGTACCGCCACTTTCCGGGCAAGCAGGCGGTGCTGGCCGACCTGCTGGTCACTGTCAGCCAGGAACTGCTCGACGGCGGGCGCCGGGTGGTGGCGGACAATGCCGATCCCCTGGCCGCCCTGCGGGGACTGGTGGAGTTCCAGGTGGATTTTGCCCTCGGCAAGCCGGACGTCATCCGCGTCCAGGACAGGGACTTCAGCAGCCTGTCCGAACAGGACCAGGAGGCGGTGCGGATCCTCCAGCGCAGCTACGTGGAGGTCTGGGTGGACGTCCTCGCCAGGCTCCATCCCGCGACGGACGGTTCAGAGCTCCGGATGAGGGCCCATGCCACATTTGGCCTGATCAACTCCACCCCGCACTCGGTCCGCAGCCACGGCCGGAAGGTGGCCGCCGGAACCGCCCGTCCGCTGCTCGAGAGCATGGCGCTGGCTGCGCTGCTGGTGGACGCCACGTCCCACGAACGGCCCCGGACCGCATAA
- a CDS encoding dihydrolipoamide acetyltransferase family protein yields MIKEFRLPDLGEGLTESEILSWKVGVGDTVSLNQVIAEVETAKAVVELPSPFAGVVKELHEQPGTVVEVGKPIVSFEVADDAGQAPSGGAREAAPEAPKREPNLVGYGAVPESTGRPARRPRNFPVAGNVATRVQTKPVETKPVEPKPVEASPVQSEPAAERPRSTPPVRKLAKDLGVDLASVAGTGPQGLITREDVHHFVEGTSTGVGAGAVTGHDAATPTAGQAYPGGRESRTPIKGVRKLTAAAMVQSAFTAPHATEFLTIDVTPAMELLARLRDGREFAGYKLTPLTLAAKALLIALRRNPSLNSHWDEENQEIVTFNYVNLGIAAATPRGLTVPNIKDADSLSLARLAEALTALAETARAGKTSPADLSGGTISITNIGVFGIDAGTPILNPGEAAILALGAVRKMPWEHRGEVALRQVMTLSLSFDHRLVDGEQGSRFLADVGAILADPGMVLTMV; encoded by the coding sequence ATGATCAAGGAATTCCGGCTGCCGGACCTGGGCGAGGGACTCACTGAATCGGAGATCCTCAGCTGGAAAGTGGGAGTGGGCGATACCGTCAGCCTGAACCAGGTGATTGCGGAAGTTGAAACGGCCAAGGCAGTGGTGGAGCTCCCGTCCCCGTTTGCCGGGGTCGTCAAGGAACTGCACGAACAGCCGGGCACCGTCGTGGAGGTGGGCAAGCCTATCGTCTCCTTCGAGGTGGCGGACGACGCCGGGCAGGCACCTTCGGGCGGAGCGCGGGAGGCCGCGCCTGAAGCGCCGAAGCGGGAACCGAACCTGGTGGGCTACGGCGCCGTCCCCGAAAGCACCGGCCGGCCCGCGCGGCGGCCGCGGAACTTCCCGGTGGCAGGGAATGTGGCAACCCGTGTCCAAACCAAACCTGTCGAAACCAAACCTGTTGAACCCAAACCTGTCGAAGCAAGCCCTGTCCAAAGCGAACCTGCGGCCGAGCGCCCCCGGTCCACGCCGCCGGTCCGGAAGCTGGCGAAAGACCTCGGGGTGGACCTGGCATCGGTGGCCGGCACCGGTCCGCAGGGGCTGATTACCCGCGAGGACGTGCACCACTTTGTGGAGGGCACGTCCACCGGCGTTGGTGCAGGCGCTGTCACGGGCCACGATGCTGCCACTCCGACCGCCGGGCAGGCGTATCCGGGTGGACGGGAATCCCGGACCCCCATCAAGGGCGTCCGGAAGCTCACGGCCGCCGCCATGGTGCAGAGTGCTTTCACTGCACCGCACGCCACGGAATTCCTGACCATCGACGTCACTCCCGCCATGGAGCTGCTGGCCAGGCTCCGGGACGGCAGGGAATTCGCGGGATACAAGCTGACCCCGCTGACCCTGGCGGCGAAGGCACTGCTGATTGCGCTCCGGCGCAATCCGTCGCTCAACTCTCACTGGGATGAGGAAAACCAGGAGATCGTCACTTTCAACTACGTCAACCTCGGCATAGCGGCCGCCACGCCGAGGGGCCTCACGGTGCCCAACATCAAGGACGCGGACTCACTCTCCCTGGCCCGGCTGGCAGAAGCACTGACAGCGCTCGCAGAAACCGCCCGGGCCGGCAAGACCTCGCCGGCGGACCTGTCCGGAGGCACCATCTCCATCACCAATATCGGCGTCTTCGGTATAGACGCCGGCACCCCCATCCTGAACCCGGGGGAAGCGGCGATCCTGGCACTCGGAGCCGTGCGGAAGATGCCCTGGGAGCATCGCGGGGAAGTTGCACTGCGCCAGGTGATGACCCTGAGCCTGTCCTTTGACCACCGGCTGGTGGATGGTGAGCAGGGTTCGCGTTTCCTCGCCGATGTGGGTGCCATCCTGGCCGACCCCGGCATGGTCCTCACGATGGTCTAG
- a CDS encoding alpha-ketoacid dehydrogenase subunit beta: MTQMTFARAINAGLRKSLENDPKVVLLGEDIGTLGGVFRVTDGLQKDFGTHRVVDTPLAESAIVGTAVGLAYRGYRPVVEIQFDGFVYPAFDQIVSQVAKIHYRTRGAVKMPITIRIPFGGGIGSPEHHSESPEAYFTHTSGLRVVTVADPQDAYTVIQQAISCDDPVLYFEPKRRYHDKGEVDEALDPAAAEPMGRARVLATGTDVTLVAYGPLVKTALDAASAAADEGISIEVIDLRSLAPVDYDTVVASVRRTGHLVITHEAGQSGGLGAEVAASITERCFYYLEAPPVRVTGFDIPYPYSKLEMHHLPGLDRILDGVDRALGRPNSLSGLEG; encoded by the coding sequence ATGACCCAGATGACCTTTGCCCGTGCCATCAATGCCGGCCTGCGGAAGTCCCTCGAGAACGATCCCAAAGTGGTTCTCCTGGGCGAGGACATCGGCACCCTCGGCGGCGTGTTCCGGGTTACCGACGGGCTGCAGAAGGACTTCGGGACGCACCGGGTGGTTGACACGCCACTGGCTGAATCGGCCATTGTGGGCACCGCCGTCGGCCTGGCCTACCGCGGCTACCGCCCGGTGGTGGAAATCCAGTTCGACGGTTTCGTCTACCCCGCATTCGACCAGATCGTCAGCCAGGTTGCCAAGATCCACTACCGCACCCGCGGGGCCGTGAAGATGCCCATCACCATCAGGATTCCGTTCGGCGGGGGCATCGGCTCACCCGAGCACCACTCCGAATCTCCGGAGGCCTACTTCACCCACACGTCAGGCCTTCGCGTGGTGACCGTTGCCGATCCCCAGGACGCCTACACCGTGATCCAGCAAGCGATCTCCTGCGACGACCCCGTGCTCTACTTTGAACCCAAGCGCCGCTACCACGACAAAGGCGAGGTTGACGAGGCCCTGGACCCTGCCGCCGCGGAGCCCATGGGCCGGGCACGCGTCCTGGCCACTGGCACCGACGTCACGCTGGTGGCCTACGGCCCGCTGGTCAAGACCGCCCTCGATGCAGCTTCCGCGGCCGCCGACGAAGGGATTTCAATCGAGGTCATCGACCTTCGCTCGCTGGCGCCGGTGGACTATGACACGGTTGTTGCCTCCGTGCGCCGGACCGGGCACCTGGTCATTACCCACGAGGCCGGGCAGTCGGGCGGCCTGGGCGCAGAAGTGGCAGCGAGCATTACCGAGCGGTGCTTCTACTACCTGGAAGCCCCGCCGGTCCGCGTCACCGGGTTCGACATCCCCTACCCCTACTCCAAACTTGAAATGCACCATTTGCCAGGCCTGGACCGAATCCTCGACGGCGTGGACCGTGCCCTTGGCCGGCCGAACTCCCTCAGCGGGCTGGAAGGATGA
- the pdhA gene encoding pyruvate dehydrogenase (acetyl-transferring) E1 component subunit alpha yields the protein MSTDQTGQGGSTASTSARYPHGQGRDLVQLVTPSGERVSHPEFDYWVRDITDEQLCSLYEDMTVIRRIDVEATALQRQGELGLWPPLLGQEAAQIGSGRALRSDDFVFSSYRENGVAYCRGVDLTDLVRVWRGNASSGWDPYTVNMATPQIIIGAQTLHATGYAMGIQNDGADSVAVTYFGDGATSEGDVNEAMVFAASFQVPVVFFCTNNHWAISEPVRLQSHIQLADRAAGFGIPSLRVDGNDVLAVMAATRVALDRARRGGGPTFIEAVSYRMGPHTTADDPTRYRDANELEDWAAKDPISRIAALLDRKGLLTEELQQQVKDKADAVAHEMRTGCTTMPDPEPLDVFKHVYSTPNSWLDRQQDHYARYLASFGDPAGAVSEEGAR from the coding sequence GTGTCTACAGACCAAACGGGCCAGGGCGGTTCCACCGCCTCCACCAGCGCCCGGTACCCCCATGGACAGGGACGTGACCTGGTCCAGTTGGTCACCCCTTCCGGCGAGCGGGTCAGCCATCCGGAGTTCGACTACTGGGTCAGGGACATCACTGACGAGCAATTGTGTTCCCTTTATGAGGACATGACCGTCATTCGGCGCATCGACGTCGAGGCAACGGCCCTGCAGCGGCAGGGCGAGCTAGGGTTGTGGCCGCCGCTGCTGGGACAGGAGGCGGCGCAGATCGGTTCGGGCCGGGCGCTGCGCAGCGACGACTTCGTCTTCTCCAGCTACCGGGAGAACGGGGTGGCTTACTGCCGCGGAGTGGACCTGACGGACCTCGTGCGGGTGTGGCGAGGCAACGCGTCCTCGGGCTGGGATCCCTACACGGTCAACATGGCCACCCCGCAGATCATCATCGGCGCCCAGACCCTGCATGCCACCGGCTACGCCATGGGCATCCAGAACGATGGCGCAGATTCGGTGGCCGTGACCTATTTCGGCGACGGCGCCACCAGCGAAGGCGACGTCAACGAGGCAATGGTGTTTGCCGCAAGCTTCCAGGTGCCCGTGGTGTTCTTCTGCACCAACAACCACTGGGCAATCTCCGAACCTGTCCGGCTCCAGTCCCACATCCAGCTCGCGGACAGGGCTGCCGGGTTCGGCATCCCCAGCCTGCGCGTGGACGGCAACGACGTCCTGGCGGTCATGGCGGCAACCCGGGTGGCCCTGGACCGGGCACGGCGCGGCGGCGGCCCAACCTTCATCGAGGCGGTCAGCTACCGGATGGGCCCGCACACCACGGCGGATGACCCCACGCGCTACCGCGACGCCAACGAACTCGAGGACTGGGCTGCCAAGGACCCGATCAGCCGGATTGCCGCCCTCTTGGACCGGAAGGGCCTGCTCACCGAAGAACTGCAGCAGCAGGTGAAGGACAAGGCCGACGCCGTGGCGCACGAGATGCGCACGGGGTGCACCACCATGCCGGACCCGGAGCCGCTGGACGTCTTCAAGCACGTCTACAGCACACCCAATTCCTGGCTGGACCGGCAGCAGGACCACTATGCCCGCTACCTGGCCTCCTTCGGTGATCCCGCAGGGGCCGTCTCAGAAGAAGGTGCACGCTGA
- a CDS encoding carboxyl transferase domain-containing protein: METLATRLDPSGGAFAANREAQLELAEDLRKRLADAALGGPEKSRQRHVARGKLLPRERIDQLLDEGSPFLEIAPLAANGMYNDEAPGAGVIAGIGLVHGRHVLVISNDATVKGGTYYPLTVKKHLRAQEIALENRLPCIYLVDSGGAFLPKQDEVFPDKEHFGRIFYNQARLSAAKVPQIASVMGSCTAGGAYVPAMSDETVIVRNQGTIFLGGPPLVKAAIGEIVTPEELGGGEVHSRISGVTDHLAENDEHALQIIRDIVSTLPPPAPPAWEVEAAVEPSADPDGLYGAVPTDVNAPYDVHEVIARLVDGSRFHEFKREYGTTLVTGFARLHGHPVGIVANNGVLFSESSLKGAHFIELCDQRGIPLVFLQNISGFMVGKDSEEGGIAKNGAKMVTAVATARVPKLTVVIGGSFGAGNYSMCGRAYSPRFLWMWPAARISVMGGNQASSVLATVKRDQYEAAGQEWSAEDEEAFKAPIRQQYEDQGSPYYSTARLWDDGVIDPADTRTVLGLALDVVSRTPLPETSFGLFRM, from the coding sequence ATGGAGACCCTTGCCACCCGGCTCGATCCTTCCGGCGGGGCCTTCGCGGCAAACCGCGAAGCACAGCTGGAGCTGGCGGAGGACCTGCGGAAAAGGCTGGCGGACGCTGCGCTGGGCGGGCCGGAGAAGTCCCGGCAGCGCCACGTGGCCCGGGGGAAGCTGCTGCCGCGCGAGCGGATCGACCAGCTGCTGGATGAGGGCAGCCCGTTCCTTGAGATTGCCCCGCTGGCCGCCAACGGAATGTACAACGACGAGGCCCCCGGCGCCGGCGTCATCGCCGGCATCGGGCTGGTCCACGGCCGCCACGTGCTGGTGATTTCGAACGACGCAACGGTCAAGGGCGGAACGTACTATCCGCTGACCGTCAAGAAGCACCTGAGGGCCCAGGAGATCGCCCTCGAAAACCGGCTGCCCTGTATCTACCTGGTGGATTCCGGCGGAGCGTTCCTGCCGAAGCAGGACGAGGTCTTTCCGGACAAGGAGCACTTCGGCCGCATCTTCTACAACCAGGCGAGGCTGTCCGCGGCCAAGGTTCCCCAGATCGCCTCGGTCATGGGCTCCTGCACCGCCGGCGGCGCCTACGTGCCGGCCATGAGCGATGAAACGGTCATCGTCCGGAACCAGGGCACCATCTTCCTTGGCGGGCCGCCGCTCGTGAAGGCCGCGATCGGCGAGATCGTCACTCCGGAGGAGCTTGGCGGCGGCGAGGTCCACTCAAGGATCTCGGGCGTGACTGACCACCTGGCCGAAAACGACGAACACGCGCTGCAGATCATCCGGGACATCGTGTCCACCCTCCCGCCGCCGGCCCCGCCCGCCTGGGAGGTGGAGGCCGCCGTCGAACCATCAGCAGACCCTGACGGGCTGTACGGTGCCGTGCCCACGGACGTCAACGCCCCGTACGACGTCCACGAGGTGATCGCCCGGCTGGTGGACGGCAGCCGGTTCCATGAATTCAAGAGGGAATACGGCACCACCCTGGTGACCGGCTTCGCCCGGCTGCACGGGCACCCGGTGGGCATCGTGGCCAACAACGGCGTGCTCTTCAGCGAATCGTCCCTCAAGGGCGCACACTTCATCGAGCTCTGCGACCAGCGCGGCATCCCGCTCGTTTTCCTGCAGAACATCTCCGGCTTCATGGTGGGCAAGGACTCTGAAGAGGGCGGCATCGCCAAGAACGGGGCCAAGATGGTGACGGCCGTGGCTACTGCCCGGGTGCCTAAACTGACGGTGGTCATCGGCGGTTCCTTCGGCGCCGGCAACTACTCCATGTGCGGCCGCGCCTATTCGCCGCGGTTCCTGTGGATGTGGCCGGCAGCCCGGATCTCGGTGATGGGCGGCAACCAGGCCTCAAGCGTGCTGGCCACCGTAAAGCGTGACCAGTACGAGGCTGCGGGCCAGGAGTGGTCCGCCGAGGACGAGGAGGCCTTCAAGGCGCCCATCCGCCAGCAGTACGAGGACCAGGGCAGCCCGTATTACTCCACCGC